The following coding sequences lie in one Phalacrocorax carbo chromosome 3, bPhaCar2.1, whole genome shotgun sequence genomic window:
- the CST3 gene encoding cystatin-C: protein MAGAGKCLALLAAALMLAGAVLGSEDRPRLVGAPVDIPNTDNDEGLQRALQFAMAEYNKASNDMYSSRVVRVINAKKQIVSGIKYLIKVEIGRTTCSKPATDLQSCTFHDEPQMAKHTICNFVVYTVPWLNQIKLLKSECQ, encoded by the exons ATGGCGGGAGCAGGCAAGTGTCTGGCGCTGCTGGCCGCCGCCCTGATGCTCGCTGGCGCCGTGCTGGGCAGCGAGGACCGCCCGAGACTCGTGGGGGCCCCGGTGGACATCCCCAACACCGACAATGATGAGGGCCTGCAGCGGGCCCTGCAGTTCGCCATGGCTGAGTACAACAAGGCCAGCAACGACATGTACTCCAGCCGGGTGGTGCGGGTCATCAACGCCAAGAAGCAG ATTGTGTCTGGAATCAAGTACCTAATTAAGGTTGAGATCGGCCGGACAACTTGCTCGAAGCCAGCAACTGATCTCCAGAGCTGTACTTTCCATGATGAGCCACAGATGGCTAAG CACACCATTTGCAACTTTGTGGTGTACACTGTTCCTTGGCTAAACCAAATTAAACTACTGAAGAGTGAGTGCCAATAA